In a single window of the Terrirubrum flagellatum genome:
- a CDS encoding ABC transporter ATP-binding protein yields the protein MNVLATAGHAEPAPVEPVDSLAVDARRLSLTYETRDGVVQALSNVDLAIRAGEFVSLIGPSGCGKTTLLRVIADLEKPTGGAINVNGLSPLEARERRQYGYVFQAPALYPWRTVERNVTLPLEIMGYDAAERKERARRFLDLVRLTGFETKYPWQLSGGMQQRASIARALSFDPALLLMDEPFGALDEIVRDKLNLELLRLWRETEKTVVFVTHSIPEAVFLSSKIVVMSPRPGRIIDVINCDLPRDRDLGVRETPAFLALAHRVREGLKAGHSYDD from the coding sequence ATGAACGTCTTGGCGACGGCTGGTCATGCCGAGCCGGCGCCAGTGGAGCCGGTAGATTCTCTCGCCGTCGATGCGCGCCGCCTGTCGCTGACCTATGAGACGCGCGACGGCGTCGTGCAGGCTCTCTCCAACGTCGATCTCGCGATCCGCGCCGGCGAATTCGTCAGCCTGATCGGACCTTCCGGTTGCGGCAAAACGACATTGCTGCGCGTGATCGCCGATCTGGAAAAACCGACCGGCGGCGCAATCAACGTCAACGGTCTCTCGCCGCTCGAAGCGCGCGAGCGTCGGCAATATGGCTACGTTTTTCAGGCGCCGGCGCTCTATCCTTGGCGCACGGTGGAGCGGAACGTCACTCTGCCGCTTGAAATCATGGGTTATGACGCCGCCGAGAGAAAAGAGCGCGCGCGGCGCTTTCTCGATCTTGTGCGCCTGACCGGATTCGAGACCAAATATCCCTGGCAGCTCTCCGGCGGGATGCAGCAGCGCGCTTCGATCGCGCGCGCGTTGTCCTTCGATCCGGCTTTGTTGCTGATGGACGAACCGTTCGGCGCGCTTGATGAAATCGTGCGCGACAAGCTCAATCTCGAACTGCTGAGGCTCTGGCGCGAGACTGAGAAGACTGTGGTTTTCGTGACCCATTCGATTCCGGAAGCGGTGTTCCTGTCGAGCAAGATCGTGGTCATGTCGCCGCGACCGGGCCGCATCATCGACGTGATCAATTGCGACCTGCCGCGCGACCGCGATCTCGGCGTGCGCGAGACGCCGGCGTTTCTTGCGCTCGCCCATCGCGTGCGTGAAGGCCTCAAGGCCGGGCACTCCTATGACGACTGA
- a CDS encoding ABC transporter permease produces MTTDRLTLRLARFGADRALPILVVCAAIVAIWYVAVFFMNEQLQRDWFANAGRAYTTSELVTGTMSQERPRLPAPHQIVAEIDKTVFEIAPTSKRSLVYHGVVTLQATLAGFLIGSLLGVLLAVLIVHVELLERSLMPWIVASQTIPIIALAPMIVVIMNQFDVTGLIPKAIISAYLSFFPVTVGMAKGLRAPDPLQLDLMRTYSASRWQTFFRLRLPASTPFLFASLKIAVAAALVGSIVAEMSKSEDGGFGARLLAGSYYGQTIQIWAALFVASFCAALLVAIIGLADWLVMKRMGRAS; encoded by the coding sequence ATGACGACTGACCGGCTGACGCTTCGCCTCGCGCGGTTTGGCGCCGACAGGGCGCTGCCGATTCTCGTGGTGTGCGCGGCTATTGTCGCGATCTGGTATGTCGCGGTGTTCTTCATGAATGAGCAGCTGCAGCGCGACTGGTTCGCCAATGCCGGCCGCGCCTATACGACGAGCGAGCTCGTGACGGGAACCATGAGTCAGGAGCGCCCTCGCCTTCCTGCGCCGCATCAGATCGTCGCCGAGATCGACAAAACCGTATTCGAGATCGCGCCAACATCGAAACGAAGCCTCGTCTATCACGGCGTGGTGACGCTGCAGGCGACGCTCGCCGGATTCCTCATCGGTTCGCTGCTTGGCGTTCTGCTCGCCGTGCTGATCGTGCATGTCGAGCTTCTCGAGCGCAGCCTGATGCCCTGGATCGTGGCGTCGCAAACGATTCCCATCATCGCGCTGGCGCCGATGATCGTGGTGATCATGAATCAGTTCGACGTGACCGGGCTGATCCCGAAGGCGATCATCTCGGCCTATCTCTCTTTCTTTCCTGTAACTGTCGGCATGGCGAAGGGCCTGCGCGCGCCCGATCCGCTGCAGCTTGATCTCATGCGCACCTATTCCGCCTCGCGCTGGCAGACATTCTTCAGATTGCGACTTCCCGCCTCGACTCCCTTTCTGTTCGCGAGCCTCAAGATCGCCGTCGCTGCGGCGCTTGTCGGCTCGATCGTCGCGGAAATGAGCAAGAGCGAGGATGGCGGCTTTGGCGCGCGGCTTCTCGCCGGCTCCTATTACGGCCAGACGATCCAGATCTGGGCGGCGCTGTTCGTCGCCTCCTTCTGCGCGGCGCTTCTCGTCGCCATCATCGGACTCGCGGATTGGCTCGTGATGAAGCGCATGGGGCGCGCGTCATGA
- the tagF gene encoding type VI secretion system-associated protein TagF, whose product MKRDFISVDIPREFLQVWEAWLQGGVAASRIVLGTGWRDIFLRAPIWRFWLGPEICGMPVMGSFMASVDGVGRFFPLTAIAYGEKGDAFEPPLADMQEAWFGDVESFLLSALEEGASYDACLETLRALPVPARIPRPAADSAIKEARRALIAEATSVEAVGDAFKTLLAERDRRMYSAASFWWTIGGEEFPPTTLFSEGLPDPNIVTSLLSGQFEAASGN is encoded by the coding sequence ATGAAGCGCGACTTCATCTCTGTGGACATCCCGAGGGAGTTCCTGCAGGTCTGGGAGGCGTGGCTGCAGGGCGGCGTCGCGGCGAGCCGGATCGTGCTCGGAACCGGATGGCGCGATATCTTCCTTCGGGCGCCGATCTGGCGCTTCTGGCTCGGACCGGAAATCTGCGGAATGCCTGTCATGGGCTCGTTCATGGCCTCGGTTGACGGCGTCGGCCGCTTCTTTCCGCTAACCGCCATCGCCTATGGCGAGAAAGGCGACGCGTTCGAGCCGCCGCTGGCCGACATGCAGGAGGCCTGGTTCGGCGACGTCGAAAGCTTTCTGTTGTCGGCGCTTGAGGAGGGCGCATCCTACGACGCCTGCCTCGAGACGCTGCGCGCCCTGCCCGTGCCGGCGCGGATTCCCCGCCCTGCCGCGGACTCCGCCATCAAGGAGGCGCGCCGCGCGCTCATCGCCGAAGCCACGTCTGTGGAAGCGGTCGGGGACGCCTTCAAGACTTTGTTGGCGGAGCGGGACAGGCGGATGTATTCTGCAGCGAGTTTCTGGTGGACCATTGGCGGCGAGGAGTTTCCGCCGACCACCTTGTTTTCGGAAGGTCTGCCAGATCCGAACATCGTCACCTCGTTGCTGAGTGGACAATTCGAAGCTGCGTCGGGGAACTGA
- a CDS encoding serine/threonine-protein kinase: protein MTQTVIQLSGRSGLAAGTRLNDIYELESTIAAGGMGEVYKGRLIETGDPVAIKMIKPELAGNEAVLSLFRKEASALHYLHHDSIVRYFVFSVDRKLNRPYLAMEYVGGPSLSDYLKTRPLTFDEVAILRKRIASGLQVAHDKGVIHRDLSPDNIILQDGEIRNAKIIDFGIARTTKLGHATVIGDGFAGKYNYVSPEQLGLFGGDVTNRSDIYSFGLVLVEALLGKPIDMSGSQADVIQKRQKVPDITGVDARLRPLIEKMLQPKPEDRPASMDEVAAWTAPEKKKSGLGLIGAAAAALLVAAGGAGYMLLGRSPAPGPVPTPQPPTTPSVVATHDPTPTPNTPSLQPSQTDPTPPSNNTQIASIPPQPALPPVDPPVEPLAVAPMSPTERANRVSQYVRYFDGGPCLYLAPTAVTERTASVDAFTLSDQLVQNFDTDFRLANGFAPQISTARLSATQCPAVAFMQRVDPDRDPAVKFDVRQSTVKPGQRVQGVIEGVGDRAVDIITVGDTGKVKTLGSAVKKEKGSATFDVRLDDDDNSLPGSKLVIAVVSPKPIDSMATASKASAWDFFPPVLEEIDRNKTPTQLIAKLVRIER, encoded by the coding sequence ATGACCCAGACGGTCATCCAGCTCTCGGGACGCAGCGGGCTCGCAGCGGGCACGCGACTGAACGATATCTATGAGCTGGAAAGCACCATCGCCGCCGGCGGCATGGGCGAAGTCTACAAGGGCCGGCTGATCGAAACGGGCGATCCCGTCGCGATCAAGATGATCAAGCCTGAGCTTGCGGGCAACGAAGCCGTGCTGTCGCTGTTCCGCAAGGAAGCGTCGGCGCTGCACTATCTCCATCACGACTCGATCGTCCGCTATTTCGTCTTCTCGGTCGACCGCAAGCTCAATCGCCCCTATCTCGCGATGGAATATGTCGGCGGCCCGTCGCTGTCCGACTATCTCAAGACGCGGCCGCTCACTTTCGATGAGGTCGCGATCCTGCGCAAACGCATCGCGTCGGGACTTCAGGTCGCCCATGACAAGGGCGTCATCCATCGCGACCTCTCGCCCGACAACATCATTCTGCAAGATGGCGAGATCAGGAACGCGAAGATCATCGACTTCGGCATCGCGCGCACGACGAAGCTTGGCCATGCGACCGTGATCGGCGACGGCTTCGCCGGAAAATACAACTATGTGTCGCCGGAGCAGCTTGGCCTGTTCGGCGGCGACGTCACCAATCGTTCCGATATCTACAGCTTCGGCCTCGTGCTCGTCGAAGCCTTGCTCGGCAAGCCGATCGACATGAGCGGCAGTCAGGCCGACGTCATCCAGAAACGGCAAAAGGTGCCGGATATCACGGGCGTCGATGCGCGGCTGCGCCCGCTGATTGAGAAGATGCTGCAACCGAAGCCGGAGGATCGCCCGGCTTCGATGGACGAGGTCGCGGCATGGACCGCGCCGGAAAAGAAGAAAAGCGGCCTCGGATTGATCGGCGCGGCGGCCGCCGCGTTGCTGGTGGCCGCCGGCGGCGCCGGCTACATGCTGCTTGGGCGCTCGCCCGCGCCAGGCCCCGTTCCGACGCCTCAGCCGCCAACAACGCCATCGGTGGTCGCGACGCATGATCCGACGCCGACGCCAAATACTCCGTCATTGCAGCCGTCGCAGACTGACCCGACGCCGCCGTCAAATAACACCCAGATCGCCTCGATCCCGCCGCAGCCTGCGCTGCCGCCCGTTGATCCGCCGGTCGAACCTCTCGCTGTGGCGCCGATGTCGCCGACCGAGCGCGCCAATCGGGTCTCGCAATATGTGCGCTATTTCGATGGCGGCCCGTGCCTCTATCTCGCGCCGACCGCGGTGACCGAGCGCACCGCTTCTGTCGACGCCTTCACGCTGTCCGATCAGCTCGTGCAGAATTTCGACACCGACTTCCGACTCGCGAACGGCTTCGCGCCGCAGATTTCGACGGCCCGCCTATCGGCGACGCAATGCCCCGCGGTCGCCTTCATGCAGCGCGTCGACCCCGACCGTGATCCCGCGGTGAAGTTCGATGTGCGGCAGTCGACCGTGAAGCCGGGCCAGCGCGTTCAGGGCGTGATCGAAGGCGTCGGCGACCGCGCGGTCGACATCATCACGGTCGGCGACACAGGGAAGGTGAAGACGCTGGGATCAGCGGTGAAGAAAGAGAAGGGCTCAGCCACGTTCGATGTGCGCCTTGATGACGACGACAACAGCCTGCCGGGATCGAAACTTGTGATCGCGGTCGTGTCGCCGAAGCCGATCGATTCGATGGCCACGGCGTCAAAAGCCAGCGCCTGGGACTTCTTCCCGCCTGTTCTCGAAGAGATCGACCGCAACAAGACGCCGACGCAGCTCATCGCAAAGCTCGTCCGCATCGAGCGATAG
- the tssM gene encoding type VI secretion system membrane subunit TssM has product MKGIALKAGGYLIGLAAIAFIIIYALPNVAFGDYRPFDTPLVRWLLMAAVSIAAISYLVFDVYRRTKAEKELAAGMSSGGDAAEAGSNDDSQVLQEKMNDAITTLKKATGAKGDFLYDLPWYIIIGPPGAGKTTALINSGLKFPLAKGSSPQAIAGVGGTRYCDWWFTEEAVMIDTAGRYTTQDSDAKGDKKSWLSFLQMLKRSRPKQPINGVLVCISVEDVLSLPQEEVYAHADAIRTRLIELHQHLKVDFPVYGVFTKSDLIAGFMEFFSHLNEEGRRAVWGATFQTDDKTANMIGEVPGEFDLLIQRLNQEMVDRLQEDPNPTARVQMFGFPSQVAALKKPVHDFLTRIFEPTRYHSNATLRGFYFTSGTQEGTPIDQLIGALARSFGTQETGAAQYSGLGKSYFLTDLLQQVVFGESGWVSTNRSAVRRSAFLKTAAYIFLFLCSAAAIAGWWISYGKNSDLINRAYASITQYKTIAAPVRDETSISDRDFARVLPALHHLRNMPAGYGSRDEKVPLEATLGLSQWPRLNASAESAYEMALQRLYRPRLMYRMEERMRDNITNPGFLTEALKVYLMLGGTDPIDKERVLQWWRADWAENLFRGPQNAAGRQALEDHLVRLISLDPPEGFAAVDIDRQLVAQAQAAIGRMSVSDRAFEILRSASRSNSAKDWIARRKAGQDATLVFEGAGGLDLDAIKVPYFFTYAGFQEDFLAKIPSVAEQVQQERKLLGDVANQSALAAQYENLAPALIDRYQKEYISTWRAVLGQLRIKLLTADKPRYVALQAAAAPTSPIAQIIESVGVETQLTKEKPAGAAPAQGGAAPAPSTAPKMLAPGGELPGAAVEAAFRPFQQLTEGARGQRGVDELLRGLSDIYTSLAMLNDPTRSAEGQVKFRDSLRNLQATATRFPDPFKGMIQTAVGAFDNDATGTTIARLNQSLGEEVTRACQQAISGVYPFSKASDKDIPIQEFQRIFGPSGVIDRFYTTRLSQLVDTSKSTWTWNQANPVARQMSANIVRDFQRASEIRQAFFPGGQAGFTFVVKNLALGDGIENARLEINSGVLSIDKPKPPEAPSFSIFGSAPQPPPQPPAIPQVVTFQWPGPVGLQAAGLAFLPAIAGRPAPPPKSGPWGVFRLFDGANRVQRGDALEYRFSVSGREATYQVNVSSLPNPFVAVNSLPSFRCPAVQ; this is encoded by the coding sequence ATGAAGGGCATTGCGCTCAAAGCCGGCGGATATCTGATCGGGCTCGCGGCGATCGCGTTCATCATCATTTATGCGTTGCCGAACGTCGCGTTTGGCGACTATCGGCCGTTCGACACGCCGCTGGTGCGCTGGCTTCTGATGGCGGCTGTTTCGATCGCCGCCATTTCCTATCTCGTTTTCGACGTCTACCGCCGCACCAAGGCGGAAAAGGAACTCGCCGCCGGGATGTCTTCGGGCGGCGACGCGGCGGAAGCAGGCTCGAACGACGACTCGCAAGTTCTGCAAGAGAAAATGAATGACGCGATCACGACGCTGAAAAAGGCGACGGGCGCGAAAGGCGATTTTCTCTACGATCTGCCCTGGTACATCATCATTGGACCGCCGGGCGCCGGCAAGACGACGGCGCTGATCAATTCCGGGCTGAAATTCCCGCTCGCGAAAGGGTCGTCGCCGCAAGCGATCGCCGGCGTCGGCGGCACGCGCTACTGCGACTGGTGGTTCACGGAAGAAGCGGTGATGATCGACACCGCCGGCCGCTACACCACGCAGGATTCCGACGCGAAAGGCGACAAGAAGAGCTGGCTCTCCTTCCTGCAGATGCTGAAACGCAGCCGGCCGAAACAGCCGATCAATGGCGTGCTGGTCTGCATCAGCGTCGAGGACGTGCTGAGTCTCCCGCAAGAGGAAGTCTACGCGCATGCGGATGCGATCCGCACGCGGCTCATCGAACTTCACCAGCATCTGAAAGTCGATTTCCCTGTCTATGGAGTCTTCACGAAGTCCGACCTGATCGCCGGCTTCATGGAGTTTTTCAGCCATCTCAATGAGGAGGGTCGACGGGCGGTGTGGGGCGCGACGTTCCAGACCGACGACAAGACCGCGAACATGATCGGCGAGGTGCCGGGCGAATTCGACCTGCTGATCCAGCGCCTCAATCAGGAAATGGTCGATCGCCTGCAGGAGGATCCCAATCCGACCGCGCGCGTGCAGATGTTCGGATTTCCGAGCCAGGTCGCCGCGCTCAAGAAGCCCGTCCACGACTTTCTCACGCGCATCTTCGAACCGACGCGCTATCACTCCAATGCGACGCTTCGCGGCTTCTATTTCACGTCGGGCACGCAGGAGGGAACGCCGATCGATCAGCTCATCGGCGCTCTGGCGCGCAGCTTCGGCACGCAGGAGACAGGCGCCGCGCAGTATTCCGGTCTCGGCAAAAGTTACTTCCTCACCGATCTGCTTCAGCAGGTCGTGTTCGGGGAATCGGGCTGGGTGTCGACAAACCGGTCGGCCGTGCGCCGCTCCGCATTCCTCAAGACGGCCGCCTATATCTTCCTCTTCCTCTGCTCGGCTGCAGCGATCGCGGGCTGGTGGATCAGTTACGGGAAAAACTCCGATCTCATCAACCGCGCCTATGCGTCGATCACGCAGTACAAGACGATCGCCGCCCCCGTGCGCGACGAGACGTCGATTTCAGATCGCGATTTCGCGCGCGTGCTGCCGGCGCTTCACCATCTGCGCAACATGCCCGCGGGATATGGCTCGCGCGACGAGAAGGTTCCTCTCGAAGCGACGCTCGGTCTCAGCCAATGGCCCCGGCTGAACGCTTCGGCGGAATCCGCCTATGAAATGGCGCTGCAACGCCTCTACCGTCCGCGTCTGATGTACCGGATGGAAGAGCGGATGCGCGACAACATCACCAATCCGGGCTTTCTGACCGAGGCGCTGAAAGTCTATCTCATGCTCGGCGGCACCGATCCGATCGACAAGGAGCGCGTGCTGCAGTGGTGGCGCGCCGACTGGGCGGAGAATCTGTTCCGCGGACCGCAGAACGCCGCCGGCAGGCAGGCGCTCGAAGACCATCTGGTGCGGCTTATCTCGCTCGATCCGCCGGAAGGATTCGCCGCCGTCGACATCGACCGTCAGCTCGTCGCCCAAGCCCAGGCGGCAATCGGGCGCATGAGCGTGTCGGATCGCGCATTCGAGATTCTTCGCTCAGCGTCGCGGTCCAACAGCGCGAAGGACTGGATCGCGCGTCGCAAGGCCGGTCAGGACGCGACGCTTGTGTTCGAGGGCGCGGGCGGCCTCGATCTCGATGCGATCAAGGTGCCCTACTTCTTCACCTATGCGGGGTTTCAGGAGGATTTCCTCGCGAAGATCCCGTCCGTCGCGGAACAAGTGCAGCAGGAGCGTAAACTGCTTGGCGACGTCGCCAATCAGTCGGCTCTCGCGGCGCAGTATGAAAATCTCGCGCCGGCCCTGATCGACCGTTACCAGAAAGAATACATATCGACCTGGCGGGCGGTTCTGGGGCAATTGCGCATCAAGCTGCTAACGGCCGACAAGCCACGCTATGTCGCGCTGCAAGCCGCCGCCGCGCCGACGTCGCCGATCGCGCAGATCATCGAATCGGTTGGGGTGGAGACCCAGCTCACGAAGGAAAAACCCGCTGGCGCGGCGCCCGCGCAAGGCGGAGCGGCACCTGCGCCGTCGACCGCGCCGAAGATGCTTGCGCCAGGCGGCGAACTTCCCGGCGCCGCCGTGGAGGCCGCGTTCCGGCCGTTCCAGCAGCTTACGGAGGGCGCGCGCGGGCAGCGTGGCGTCGATGAGCTTCTGCGCGGCCTAAGCGACATCTACACCTCGCTCGCCATGCTGAACGATCCGACGCGATCCGCCGAGGGGCAGGTCAAGTTCCGCGACAGCCTGCGCAATCTGCAGGCGACGGCGACGCGCTTCCCCGACCCGTTCAAGGGCATGATCCAGACGGCTGTCGGCGCGTTCGACAATGACGCGACAGGCACCACGATCGCGCGGCTTAATCAGTCGCTCGGCGAAGAAGTGACGCGCGCCTGTCAGCAGGCGATCAGCGGCGTCTATCCCTTCAGCAAGGCCAGCGACAAGGACATACCGATCCAGGAGTTCCAGCGGATCTTCGGGCCGAGCGGCGTCATCGACCGCTTTTACACGACGCGCCTCTCGCAGCTCGTCGACACATCGAAGTCGACCTGGACCTGGAACCAGGCCAATCCGGTCGCGCGTCAGATGTCGGCCAACATCGTGCGCGACTTCCAGCGCGCCAGTGAAATCCGCCAAGCCTTCTTCCCAGGAGGCCAGGCCGGCTTCACGTTCGTCGTCAAGAATCTGGCGCTTGGCGACGGAATCGAGAATGCGCGGCTGGAGATCAACAGCGGCGTTCTCTCGATCGACAAGCCGAAACCGCCTGAGGCGCCGTCCTTCTCGATCTTCGGCTCGGCGCCCCAGCCGCCGCCGCAGCCTCCAGCGATTCCGCAAGTGGTGACATTCCAGTGGCCCGGACCCGTCGGGCTGCAGGCTGCAGGCCTGGCCTTCCTGCCGGCGATCGCCGGCCGCCCCGCGCCGCCGCCCAAGAGCGGGCCATGGGGCGTGTTCCGGCTGTTCGATGGGGCGAATCGCGTGCAGCGCGGCGACGCGCTCGAATACAGATTCAGCGTCAGCGGCCGCGAAGCCACCTATCAAGTCAATGTCAGCTCGCTGCCGAATCCCTTTGTGGCGGTCAATTCGCTGCCAAGCTTCCGCTGCCCGGCGGTTCAGTGA
- the rutR gene encoding HTH-type transcriptional regulator RutR, with protein sequence MAGAARAKTRMGEANVERILDAALTLFGQYGLRGARIDEIAALAGMSKTNLLYYFSGKEALYTAVLERTLEMWLKPLIALDPSAEPREALSLYIASKLNYSRSHPEASRLFAMEILQGAPHLKKILSTTLAAIVSEKQATIQAWMDRGKMRPVSPLHLIFTIWAATQHYADFAVQVEAVAGKGVDDDAFFEEARRQVTDLILNGALVDRG encoded by the coding sequence ATGGCGGGCGCGGCGCGCGCGAAGACGCGGATGGGCGAGGCGAATGTCGAGCGGATTCTCGACGCTGCGTTGACCCTGTTCGGACAATATGGCCTCAGAGGCGCGCGGATCGACGAGATCGCCGCGCTGGCCGGCATGTCGAAAACGAACCTGCTTTATTATTTCAGCGGCAAGGAAGCGCTTTACACCGCCGTTCTCGAGCGCACGCTTGAGATGTGGCTCAAACCGCTCATTGCGCTCGATCCCAGCGCGGAGCCGCGCGAGGCGCTGTCGCTCTATATCGCCAGCAAGCTGAATTATTCACGCTCGCATCCCGAGGCGTCGCGGCTCTTTGCGATGGAGATTCTGCAAGGCGCGCCGCATCTCAAAAAGATTCTCTCGACGACGCTGGCGGCGATCGTCTCGGAGAAACAGGCGACGATCCAGGCCTGGATGGACCGCGGCAAGATGCGGCCGGTGTCGCCGCTTCATCTCATTTTCACGATCTGGGCGGCGACGCAGCACTATGCCGACTTCGCCGTGCAGGTCGAAGCCGTCGCGGGAAAAGGCGTCGACGATGACGCGTTCTTTGAGGAGGCGCGCCGGCAGGTCACCGATCTCATTCTCAATGGAGCGCTCGTCGATCGCGGCTAA
- the tssL gene encoding type VI secretion system protein TssL, long form, whose translation MSDDPFQRSDKTIIRPNPGGRRPAPPAQAAPPPPQQPYPQPQGYPPPPAYQPPPAYQPPAPPPAYPSSQNYQPPPAYPAAAQPYQAPPPYPAPAQPYGAQPYGAPPPYGQPPAHGQDDWVRTQQAAPPLPSEPQRAMILKRDVPIASNENPIIEAASPILLLLGRLRVSLMRANFANLMDQVADATEEFDRKIRQASVPENQARVAKYVLCATADDIVQNIPSEERHTWTQYSMLARFFGERVGGVRFFDELERAKADPTTNYSVLELMYACLAMGFQGIHRTAAGGAANLQMIQRNLYEVLRRVKQRSTSDLSPHWLGQDIPSQTPTFRIPFWALLAVAAALLFALFVTLRILLAGNTEAVTDEMRRLFPEAGLTIERAPVPAPAPNLPPPPPPEPPRASTQLERIRAVLADEIAAKKADAVENGTSIVIRVGDFATFTSGSATVLDSFKPIAAKISASLNKEPGDIRIVGHTDSTKIASARFPSNYELSLERAKAVAAILKPGITQQDRFKIEGKGDTAPVATNQTAEGRARNRRVEISIPREETTRKP comes from the coding sequence TTGAGCGACGACCCTTTCCAGAGAAGCGACAAGACCATCATCCGACCCAACCCCGGCGGGCGCCGCCCGGCGCCCCCGGCCCAGGCTGCGCCACCTCCGCCGCAACAGCCTTATCCCCAGCCGCAGGGCTATCCGCCGCCGCCGGCTTACCAGCCGCCGCCAGCCTATCAGCCTCCGGCGCCGCCTCCGGCCTATCCCTCGTCGCAGAACTATCAGCCGCCGCCAGCCTATCCCGCGGCGGCGCAGCCCTATCAGGCGCCGCCGCCCTACCCTGCTCCGGCACAGCCCTACGGAGCGCAGCCCTATGGCGCGCCGCCGCCCTACGGCCAGCCGCCCGCGCATGGGCAGGACGATTGGGTGAGAACCCAGCAGGCTGCTCCCCCGCTGCCGAGCGAGCCGCAGCGCGCGATGATCCTGAAACGCGACGTGCCGATCGCGTCGAACGAGAACCCGATCATCGAGGCCGCGAGCCCGATCCTGCTCCTGCTTGGCCGCCTGCGCGTCTCGCTGATGCGCGCGAATTTCGCGAATCTGATGGATCAGGTCGCCGACGCGACCGAGGAGTTCGACCGGAAAATCCGTCAGGCGAGCGTGCCGGAAAATCAGGCGCGCGTCGCAAAGTATGTGCTGTGCGCGACCGCCGACGATATCGTTCAGAACATTCCGAGCGAAGAGCGCCACACCTGGACCCAATACAGCATGCTCGCGCGCTTCTTCGGCGAGCGCGTCGGCGGCGTGCGCTTCTTCGATGAGCTTGAGCGCGCGAAAGCCGACCCGACGACGAACTACTCCGTTCTCGAATTGATGTACGCGTGCCTCGCGATGGGCTTCCAGGGCATCCATCGCACGGCCGCTGGCGGCGCGGCGAACCTGCAGATGATCCAGCGCAACCTCTACGAGGTGCTGCGTCGCGTGAAGCAACGGTCGACATCCGATCTCTCCCCGCACTGGCTCGGACAGGACATCCCGTCACAGACGCCGACATTCCGCATTCCCTTCTGGGCGCTGCTCGCGGTCGCGGCGGCGCTGCTGTTCGCGCTGTTCGTGACGCTGCGAATCCTGCTCGCCGGCAACACCGAAGCTGTGACCGACGAGATGCGCCGGCTCTTCCCCGAAGCAGGGCTGACGATCGAACGCGCGCCGGTTCCGGCGCCGGCTCCAAATCTGCCGCCGCCCCCTCCGCCGGAACCGCCGCGCGCCTCGACACAGCTCGAGCGCATTCGCGCCGTGCTTGCCGACGAGATCGCGGCGAAAAAGGCCGACGCCGTCGAGAATGGAACGTCGATCGTGATCCGCGTCGGCGATTTCGCGACCTTCACGTCGGGATCGGCGACCGTGCTCGACAGCTTCAAGCCGATCGCGGCGAAGATCTCGGCGTCGCTGAACAAGGAGCCCGGCGACATCAGGATCGTCGGACACACCGACAGCACCAAGATCGCCAGCGCCCGCTTCCCGTCGAACTACGAATTGTCGCTTGAGCGCGCGAAGGCGGTCGCTGCGATCCTGAAGCCAGGCATCACACAGCAGGACCGCTTCAAGATCGAGGGCAAGGGCGATACAGCGCCGGTGGCGACGAACCAGACGGCGGAAGGGCGCGCGCGCAACCGGCGCGTGGAGATTTCGATTCCGCGTGAAGAAACAACGCGCAAACCGTAA
- a CDS encoding PP2C family protein-serine/threonine phosphatase codes for MSLARNSSYVVKFETGAATHVGKVRRANEDSYIVLPELGIWAVADGVGGHEGGQFASQTVAGDIASVGMAVSQTDQLARFKDRILRANDTIKQAAAERGAVIGTTVAAILAYGHNYSCVWAGDSRVYHIRDETISQLTRDHTEAQELVDNGTLTPEQAKTWPRRNVITRAIGIFDDPDLDDRSGMIKPGDAFLLCSDGLTGHLSDAEICEHVSTMRAQDACDALIAATLERGASDNVTIVIVRCHAAERTNYIPASGQDVAGSEA; via the coding sequence ATGTCGCTGGCCCGAAATTCGTCCTACGTCGTCAAATTCGAGACCGGCGCGGCGACCCATGTCGGCAAGGTCCGGCGGGCGAATGAGGACAGCTATATCGTCCTGCCGGAGCTCGGCATCTGGGCGGTCGCCGACGGAGTCGGCGGGCATGAAGGCGGTCAGTTCGCGAGCCAGACGGTTGCGGGCGACATCGCGTCGGTCGGCATGGCGGTCTCGCAAACCGATCAGCTCGCGCGCTTCAAGGATCGCATCCTGCGCGCCAACGACACGATCAAGCAGGCGGCGGCCGAGCGCGGCGCCGTGATCGGCACGACTGTCGCCGCCATCCTCGCCTACGGCCACAATTATTCGTGCGTCTGGGCCGGCGACAGCCGCGTCTATCACATCCGCGACGAGACGATCTCGCAGCTCACCCGCGACCACACCGAGGCGCAGGAACTGGTGGACAACGGCACGCTGACGCCCGAGCAGGCGAAGACCTGGCCGCGCCGCAACGTGATCACGCGCGCCATCGGCATCTTCGACGATCCCGATCTCGATGACCGCAGCGGCATGATCAAGCCAGGCGACGCGTTCCTGCTCTGCAGCGACGGCCTCACCGGCCATCTCTCGGATGCGGAAATCTGCGAACATGTTTCGACGATGCGCGCGCAGGACGCCTGCGACGCGCTGATCGCGGCGACTCTCGAGCGCGGCGCTTCGGACAATGTGACGATCGTCATCGTGCGCTGCCATGCGGCGGAGCGCACCAACTACATTCCCGCGTCCGGCCAGGACGTGGCTGGAAGTGAAGCATGA